Proteins from a genomic interval of Desulfovibrio piger:
- a CDS encoding carboxymuconolactone decarboxylase family protein yields MDRMQKAEAYRKELGKTGAPALAGTDPELAAIRERLEYGEIAGQGCLDARRRRLITLVVLAAIQTPEGIGEETRAALHQGVRPEEIREALYQCAPYIGFPRTEAALRHADAALEAAGIALPLPEGGTVSEEDRFEKGLAVQTGIFGDAISKMHASAPEGQREILVRHLSAFCFGDIYTRTGLDLPLRELLTFCIISALGGCEVQVKAHVQGNAAVGNGKQLLVDALLQMLPCIGFPRTLNALACVNSVLPEA; encoded by the coding sequence ATGGACAGGATGCAGAAAGCGGAAGCGTACAGGAAGGAATTGGGCAAGACGGGGGCCCCGGCACTGGCCGGGACGGATCCCGAACTGGCGGCTATCCGGGAGCGCCTGGAATACGGCGAGATCGCCGGACAGGGCTGCCTGGATGCGCGTCGGCGCCGCCTCATCACCCTGGTCGTCCTGGCCGCCATCCAGACGCCGGAGGGGATAGGGGAGGAGACACGGGCCGCCCTGCATCAGGGCGTGCGTCCCGAAGAGATCCGCGAGGCCCTGTACCAGTGCGCGCCCTATATCGGCTTCCCGCGGACGGAGGCGGCCCTGCGCCATGCGGATGCCGCCCTGGAGGCCGCCGGTATCGCCCTGCCCCTGCCTGAAGGCGGCACGGTGAGCGAAGAAGACCGCTTTGAAAAAGGCCTTGCCGTACAGACCGGTATTTTCGGGGATGCCATCAGCAAGATGCACGCTTCGGCCCCTGAAGGACAGCGAGAGATCCTCGTCCGGCATCTTTCCGCGTTCTGCTTCGGCGACATCTATACGCGCACGGGGCTTGATCTGCCGCTGCGGGAGCTGCTGACCTTCTGCATCATCAGCGCGCTGGGCGGCTGTGAGGTCCAGGTCAAGGCCCATGTGCAGGGCAATGCCGCCGTGGGCAACGGCAAGCAGCTGCTGGTGGATGCCCTGCTGCAGATGCTGCCCTGCATCGGCTTCCCCCGCACGCTCAACGCCCTTGCCTGCGTCAACAGCGTGCTGCCGGAGGCCTAA
- the tnpA gene encoding IS200/IS605 family transposase encodes MSNYRKGSHSVFSIHLHLVWITKYRKKILSGDIAQRARSLIRGICEKHQVEILKGHIAPDHIHLFVSISPSLAVSKLMQQLKGRTAHAMINEFPLLRRQYWGRHMWARGYFCCSSGNVTDEVIKQYITQQEDADETFRIEGE; translated from the coding sequence ATGAGCAATTATCGTAAAGGCTCCCACAGTGTTTTTTCAATTCACCTGCACCTGGTCTGGATAACCAAGTACAGGAAAAAGATTTTGTCAGGCGACATCGCCCAGAGAGCCAGGTCGCTGATACGCGGCATCTGTGAAAAGCATCAGGTGGAAATTCTCAAAGGACATATAGCACCCGACCATATCCATCTTTTCGTTTCGATTTCACCAAGCCTTGCTGTGAGCAAGTTGATGCAACAACTGAAAGGCCGAACCGCGCATGCCATGATAAATGAATTTCCATTGTTGCGCCGCCAGTACTGGGGACGTCATATGTGGGCGCGTGGCTATTTCTGTTGCAGCAGTGGCAATGTGACCGATGAGGTCATTAAGCAATACATCACGCAACAGGAAGATGCAGATGAAACCTTCCGAATTGAGGGGGAATGA
- a CDS encoding RelA/SpoT family protein has product MIRIQEILDKVAANNHDANLELIQKAYVFAATAHAGQTRLSGEPYLSHPLAVAYTLADMGFDEPTVAAGLLHDTVEDTGTTIEEIDDKFGEDVADIVDGVTKISMIVFENKEEAQAENIRKMILAMSHDMRVLMVKLADRLHNMSTLDFQKPHKQRRIAQETMDIYAPLANRLGLYLLKRQLEDLSFKYLRPDIYNQIDHWLDAHQVVEKQIIEKVVSLIQDLLASNGLEGQVYGRIKHKYSIYKKMQSQSLTLDEMHDIMAFRVLVKDIRDCYAVLGLVHSQWKPVHGRFKDYISMPKANGYQSLHTTVIGPEGERIEIQIRTEEMHRQAEHGVAAHWLYKEKGRVNSKDLEQFSWLREIFERQGDEADSREFMHSLKLDLFKDEVYVYTPAGDVKELPEGATPLDFAFHIHSKVGHHCAGAKINGRLMPLGTPLKNGDIVEIITDPSRNPNRDWLKIVKTARARSRIQRYLRTEERAHALALGRDMLEKEGRKVNLNVARALKDGQLAIVAQEMNFENVDELVASVGYAHITPRRVLNKLYAVLHPDNAAAAEPATPTIKESKEAAKRKSDGVGISGCDGVLMRFAKCCNPVPGDPIIGYISRGMGVTVHRADCPNVANMEPERLISVHWDGEEEKPYEAGIFILAQNRSGVLAGIAQLLALQGINITALSSRALVDGRAELRLTVEVCNATQLYDVIEAIRGQSGILEVVRDTEEA; this is encoded by the coding sequence ATGATTCGTATTCAGGAAATTCTCGACAAGGTGGCGGCCAACAACCATGATGCCAATCTGGAGCTGATCCAGAAGGCCTATGTGTTCGCCGCCACAGCTCACGCGGGGCAGACGCGCCTTTCGGGCGAGCCCTATCTGTCCCATCCGCTGGCCGTGGCCTATACCCTGGCCGACATGGGTTTTGACGAGCCCACGGTGGCGGCGGGCCTGCTGCACGATACGGTGGAAGACACCGGCACCACCATCGAAGAGATCGACGACAAGTTCGGCGAAGACGTGGCCGACATCGTGGACGGTGTCACCAAGATCAGCATGATCGTCTTCGAGAACAAGGAAGAGGCGCAGGCCGAGAACATCCGCAAGATGATCCTGGCCATGAGCCACGACATGCGCGTGCTGATGGTCAAACTGGCCGACCGCCTGCACAACATGAGCACCCTTGATTTCCAGAAGCCCCACAAGCAGCGCCGCATCGCCCAGGAGACCATGGACATCTACGCGCCCCTGGCCAACCGTCTGGGCCTGTACCTGCTCAAGCGCCAGCTGGAGGACCTGAGCTTCAAATACCTGCGGCCGGACATCTACAACCAGATCGACCACTGGCTGGACGCGCATCAGGTAGTGGAAAAGCAGATCATCGAAAAGGTGGTCTCCCTCATCCAGGATCTGCTGGCTTCCAACGGTCTGGAAGGGCAGGTCTACGGGCGCATCAAGCACAAGTACAGCATCTACAAAAAGATGCAGTCCCAGTCCCTGACCCTGGACGAGATGCACGACATCATGGCCTTCCGCGTGCTGGTCAAGGACATCCGCGACTGTTACGCGGTGCTCGGTCTGGTGCACTCGCAGTGGAAGCCGGTGCACGGGCGCTTCAAGGACTATATCTCCATGCCCAAGGCCAACGGCTACCAGAGCCTGCATACCACGGTCATCGGGCCCGAGGGCGAGCGCATCGAGATCCAGATCCGTACCGAAGAGATGCACCGGCAGGCCGAACACGGTGTGGCCGCGCACTGGTTGTACAAGGAAAAAGGCCGGGTCAACTCCAAGGACCTGGAACAGTTCTCCTGGCTGCGCGAGATCTTCGAGCGCCAGGGCGACGAAGCGGACTCGCGCGAATTCATGCATTCGCTCAAGCTGGACCTGTTCAAGGACGAGGTCTACGTCTATACCCCTGCCGGTGATGTGAAGGAACTGCCCGAAGGCGCCACGCCGCTGGACTTCGCCTTCCACATCCACAGCAAGGTGGGCCATCATTGCGCCGGGGCCAAGATCAACGGCCGCCTCATGCCGCTGGGCACGCCGCTCAAGAACGGCGACATCGTGGAGATCATCACCGATCCTTCGCGCAACCCCAATCGCGACTGGCTCAAGATCGTCAAGACGGCCCGCGCCCGCAGCCGCATCCAGCGCTACCTGCGTACCGAGGAACGCGCCCATGCCCTGGCCCTGGGCCGCGACATGCTGGAAAAGGAAGGCCGCAAGGTCAACCTCAATGTGGCGCGCGCCCTGAAAGACGGCCAGCTGGCCATCGTGGCGCAGGAGATGAACTTCGAGAACGTGGACGAGCTGGTGGCTTCGGTGGGCTATGCGCATATCACGCCGCGCCGTGTGCTCAACAAGCTCTATGCCGTCCTGCATCCCGATAATGCCGCAGCCGCGGAACCGGCCACGCCCACCATCAAGGAAAGCAAGGAAGCCGCAAAGCGCAAGAGCGACGGCGTGGGCATTTCCGGCTGTGACGGCGTGCTCATGCGTTTTGCCAAGTGCTGCAACCCGGTGCCGGGGGACCCCATCATCGGTTACATCAGCCGCGGCATGGGCGTCACCGTCCACCGTGCGGACTGTCCCAATGTGGCCAATATGGAGCCGGAGCGCCTCATCTCCGTGCATTGGGACGGCGAGGAGGAAAAGCCCTACGAGGCCGGTATCTTCATCCTGGCCCAGAACCGCAGCGGCGTGCTGGCGGGCATCGCCCAGCTCCTGGCCTTGCAGGGCATCAACATCACGGCGCTGTCTTCGCGGGCGCTGGTGGACGGCCGGGCAGAACTGCGCCTGACCGTGGAAGTGTGCAACGCCACCCAGCTCTATGATGTCATCGAGGCCATCCGCGGCCAGTCCGGCATCCTCGAAGTGGTGCGCGATACCGAAGAAGCCTAG
- a CDS encoding outer membrane homotrimeric porin, which yields MKKILTLMLAAGMLLGAASGAKAIDFKASGEWLVGFGLGDGSLIKDVDNKKRHHEDTFNAGQRVRLQLDAVASESLSGTVFFEIGDQMWGNAESGGALGADGREVKVKNAYIDWMVPNTDLKLRMGLQAVAMPNVAGGSAIMDGDAAALVASYQFNDNVGLTALWMRPLNDNYAGRVYGDREDYQKNYLDNMDLFALMLPLKFDGVELTPWAMYGMQGKNTRFNEGGVGTADGALDVTLPGYLPGMNEFALGKTSKAYGSMFWAGLPVAITAFDPLNIEFDINYGYVEAMGRYDVLKRGTDLVRGNSKREGWLVKALVEYKMDWGTPGIFGWYASGDDGNVKNGSERLPSIAGAGNFTSFMGDGNLAWGTGYNFYDNNLTYAGTWGVGLQIADVSFVEDLKHTFRVAYWGGTNSPSMVKYMGSAVAWNDTTATQDGPYLTTNDGLLEFNLVNSWQIYENLEANLELGYIINMMDKDTWDKSYVSDRNWSKQDAWKAQLIFAYSF from the coding sequence ATGAAAAAAATTCTTACCCTCATGCTGGCTGCCGGCATGCTCCTGGGGGCCGCCAGCGGCGCCAAAGCCATCGATTTCAAAGCCTCCGGCGAATGGCTGGTGGGCTTTGGCCTTGGTGACGGCAGCCTTATCAAGGATGTGGACAACAAGAAACGCCATCACGAGGATACCTTCAATGCCGGTCAGCGCGTCCGCCTGCAGCTGGATGCCGTGGCCTCCGAATCCCTGTCCGGTACGGTGTTCTTCGAGATCGGCGACCAGATGTGGGGCAATGCCGAAAGCGGCGGCGCCCTGGGTGCCGACGGCAGGGAGGTGAAGGTCAAGAACGCCTACATCGACTGGATGGTGCCCAATACCGACCTCAAACTCCGCATGGGCTTGCAGGCCGTGGCCATGCCCAACGTGGCCGGCGGTTCCGCCATCATGGACGGTGACGCCGCCGCCCTGGTCGCCAGCTACCAGTTCAACGACAATGTGGGCCTGACCGCCCTCTGGATGCGCCCGCTCAACGACAATTATGCTGGCCGTGTCTATGGCGACAGGGAAGATTACCAGAAGAACTACTTGGACAACATGGACCTCTTCGCGCTCATGCTGCCCCTGAAGTTCGACGGTGTGGAACTGACCCCCTGGGCCATGTACGGCATGCAGGGCAAGAACACCCGCTTCAATGAAGGCGGCGTGGGTACGGCCGACGGCGCGCTGGACGTGACCCTGCCCGGCTATCTGCCCGGCATGAACGAGTTTGCCCTCGGCAAGACCAGCAAGGCCTACGGCTCCATGTTCTGGGCCGGTCTGCCCGTGGCCATCACGGCCTTCGATCCCCTGAACATCGAATTCGACATCAACTACGGCTATGTGGAAGCCATGGGCCGTTACGACGTGCTCAAGCGCGGTACGGACTTGGTGCGCGGCAACAGCAAGCGTGAAGGCTGGCTGGTCAAGGCCCTGGTGGAATACAAGATGGACTGGGGCACCCCCGGCATCTTCGGCTGGTATGCCTCCGGTGACGACGGCAACGTCAAGAACGGTTCCGAGCGCCTGCCCTCCATCGCCGGCGCGGGCAACTTCACGTCCTTCATGGGCGACGGCAACCTGGCCTGGGGCACCGGCTACAACTTCTACGACAACAATCTGACCTACGCCGGTACCTGGGGCGTGGGCCTGCAGATCGCGGACGTGAGCTTTGTGGAAGACCTCAAGCACACCTTCCGTGTGGCCTACTGGGGCGGCACCAACAGCCCCTCCATGGTCAAGTACATGGGTTCCGCCGTGGCCTGGAACGACACCACCGCCACCCAGGACGGTCCCTACCTGACCACCAACGACGGCCTGCTGGAATTCAACCTGGTCAACTCCTGGCAGATCTACGAGAACCTGGAAGCCAATCTCGAGCTCGGCTACATCATCAACATGATGGACAAGGACACCTGGGACAAGAGCTACGTCAGCGATCGTAACTGGTCCAAGCAGGATGCCTGGAAGGCCCAGCTGATCTTCGCCTACAGCTTCTAG
- a CDS encoding thioesterase, FlK family codes for MLGAIIGDMVGSPYEFHPWQGAAEAFPLFSPRSRFTDDTVMTVAVARGLMQAYGQEQACREAFIDAMHEYGRAYSRAGYGQRFFRWIVTGSRAPYNSFGNGSAMRVSPVGWACDSLEETERYAALSASVMHDHPEGIKGACATAAAIFLARDGAGRDAIRDYVSSRYGYDLARSLAEIRPAYRHKESCQESVPEAIIAFLESRSFEKAVRNAVWLGGDSDTQAAIAGSIAEAFYGGVPQELREAALARLDDRLRGDVAAWYHWLSEYRGIRLDRKADPVQEQKTAVSATGRDIMEIMPKAGMTGQWETTVEEGLLAAQVGSGEVRVLATPMMIMGMERAAMEAVRPCLPEGMTSVGTRVDISHMAPTPCGMKVRFEAKLTAVSANGRGLTFSVAAYDEVGTIGEGTHERVVVDREKFQSRAQTRGGQG; via the coding sequence ATGCTGGGAGCCATCATCGGTGACATGGTGGGCAGTCCTTACGAGTTCCATCCGTGGCAGGGGGCTGCGGAGGCCTTTCCTTTGTTTTCTCCCCGTTCCCGCTTCACGGACGATACGGTGATGACCGTGGCCGTGGCCCGCGGGCTGATGCAGGCCTATGGGCAGGAACAGGCCTGCCGGGAGGCCTTCATCGACGCCATGCACGAATATGGCCGTGCTTACAGCCGGGCGGGCTACGGTCAGCGTTTTTTTCGCTGGATCGTCACAGGCAGCCGCGCGCCGTACAACAGTTTCGGCAACGGTTCGGCCATGCGCGTCTCACCCGTGGGCTGGGCCTGTGACAGTCTGGAAGAAACGGAACGCTATGCGGCCCTGAGCGCCTCCGTGATGCATGACCATCCCGAGGGCATCAAGGGGGCCTGCGCCACGGCCGCAGCCATCTTCCTGGCCCGGGACGGGGCCGGGCGGGATGCCATCCGTGACTATGTCTCTTCCCGCTACGGGTATGATCTGGCCCGCAGCCTGGCCGAGATCAGGCCCGCGTACCGTCATAAGGAGAGCTGTCAGGAGTCCGTCCCCGAAGCCATCATCGCCTTTCTGGAAAGCCGTTCCTTCGAGAAGGCCGTACGCAATGCCGTCTGGCTGGGCGGTGACAGCGACACGCAGGCCGCCATCGCCGGGAGCATAGCCGAGGCTTTTTACGGCGGTGTGCCGCAGGAACTGCGGGAGGCGGCACTGGCCCGCCTCGATGACCGTCTGCGCGGCGATGTGGCTGCCTGGTACCACTGGCTGTCGGAGTACAGGGGCATCCGGCTTGACAGGAAGGCCGATCCTGTTCAGGAACAGAAGACAGCCGTATCCGCAACAGGGAGGGACATCATGGAGATCATGCCGAAAGCCGGGATGACAGGGCAGTGGGAAACGACGGTGGAAGAAGGCCTGCTGGCCGCGCAGGTGGGCAGCGGCGAGGTCCGGGTGCTGGCCACGCCCATGATGATCATGGGCATGGAACGGGCCGCCATGGAAGCTGTGCGTCCCTGCCTGCCCGAAGGCATGACCAGCGTGGGTACCCGTGTGGACATCAGCCACATGGCGCCGACCCCCTGCGGCATGAAGGTGCGCTTTGAGGCGAAATTGACGGCGGTCTCGGCCAACGGGCGCGGTCTGACTTTTTCCGTGGCTGCCTATGACGAGGTCGGCACCATCGGAGAGGGGACCCACGAGCGCGTGGTGGTGGACAGGGAAAAATTCCAGAGCCGGGCTCAGACCCGTGGCGGTCAGGGCTAG
- a CDS encoding glycosyltransferase family 2 protein, whose product MEQTCELTILMPCLNESETLATCIMKAKAYLERSGVDGEVLIADNGSTDGSQEIARGLGARVVDVAQKGYGAALLGGIAAARGKYTIMGDADDSYDFSSLQVFVDKLRQGVDLVMGNRFKGGIAPGAMPPLHRYLGNPVLSWIGRLFFRISIGDFHCGLRGFNTEAIRHCDLKTTGMEFASEMVVKASLYGLSMAEVPTTLAQDGRSRPPHLRTWRDGWRHLCFLLTYAPHWLYMYPALALMGVGLLGVLLLLSGPLSVGSVTFANKSFVTFAMLLMLGMQVMGLGVVAAGLAGTHLPGRGVSLLARLASRDRLAFVALAFLVLFVSSYGYCFSAWSSAGYGDMASPFVDNLSILAIVFGAMAVFSFMLAFIIAVCKEFGMRH is encoded by the coding sequence ATGGAACAGACCTGTGAACTGACTATCCTGATGCCCTGCCTGAATGAATCCGAGACGTTGGCCACCTGCATCATGAAGGCCAAGGCCTATCTAGAACGCTCCGGAGTCGACGGGGAAGTGCTGATAGCGGACAACGGCAGTACGGACGGGTCCCAGGAGATAGCCCGCGGCCTGGGGGCCCGGGTGGTGGATGTGGCGCAGAAAGGGTATGGCGCGGCCCTGCTGGGGGGGATCGCTGCCGCACGCGGCAAGTACACCATCATGGGCGATGCCGATGACAGCTACGATTTCTCCAGCCTTCAGGTCTTTGTGGACAAGCTGCGTCAGGGCGTGGATCTGGTCATGGGCAACCGCTTCAAGGGCGGAATCGCTCCCGGGGCCATGCCGCCGCTCCATCGCTATCTGGGCAACCCGGTCCTGAGCTGGATCGGTCGTTTGTTCTTCCGTATCAGCATCGGCGATTTCCATTGCGGTCTGCGTGGGTTCAACACCGAGGCTATTCGGCACTGCGACCTGAAGACCACCGGTATGGAGTTCGCCTCCGAGATGGTGGTCAAGGCCTCCCTTTACGGCCTCAGCATGGCCGAGGTCCCCACCACGCTGGCCCAGGATGGCCGCAGCCGTCCGCCGCATCTGCGTACCTGGCGCGATGGCTGGCGCCACCTGTGCTTTTTGCTGACCTATGCGCCGCACTGGCTGTACATGTATCCGGCGCTGGCCCTGATGGGCGTGGGCCTGCTGGGCGTGCTGCTCCTGCTCTCCGGTCCGCTGTCCGTGGGCAGTGTGACCTTTGCCAACAAAAGTTTCGTGACCTTTGCCATGCTGCTCATGCTGGGCATGCAGGTCATGGGGCTGGGGGTCGTGGCGGCCGGGCTGGCCGGTACGCATCTGCCGGGTCGCGGCGTCAGCCTGCTGGCGCGCCTGGCCTCCCGTGACAGGCTGGCTTTCGTGGCGCTGGCCTTTCTGGTGCTCTTCGTATCCAGCTATGGCTATTGTTTTTCTGCATGGTCCAGTGCCGGTTACGGGGATATGGCATCGCCCTTCGTGGACAATCTGAGCATCCTTGCCATCGTCTTCGGTGCCATGGCTGTTTTTTCCTTCATGCTGGCCTTCATCATCGCTGTGTGCAAGGAATTCGGCATGCGGCACTGA
- a CDS encoding squalene cyclase: MPRLENLPQTRISFRRSANNLHIATGEDLDLEQARAILNLMRCHSNDCNKFFIDVRHVTRIQPAAAAALRGAPQPSIAPQRIHYKGSRGFELATSGNKVLIVPEKAKHVCKGTCPNCRCKDKKARAKARNTARAAVASGGAAVA; the protein is encoded by the coding sequence ATGCCGAGATTGGAAAACCTTCCCCAGACCCGGATCTCTTTCCGCCGCAGTGCCAACAACCTGCACATCGCCACCGGCGAGGATCTGGATCTGGAACAGGCCCGTGCCATCCTGAACCTTATGCGCTGCCACAGCAACGACTGCAACAAATTCTTCATCGATGTGCGCCATGTGACCCGCATCCAGCCGGCGGCGGCCGCCGCCCTGCGCGGTGCGCCCCAGCCTTCCATCGCGCCGCAGCGCATCCACTACAAAGGCTCCCGCGGCTTCGAGCTGGCGACGAGCGGCAACAAGGTCCTCATTGTCCCTGAAAAGGCAAAGCATGTTTGCAAGGGCACCTGCCCCAACTGCCGCTGCAAGGACAAAAAGGCCCGCGCCAAGGCGCGGAATACGGCCCGGGCGGCCGTGGCGTCGGGGGGCGCCGCTGTTGCCTGA
- a CDS encoding AraC family transcriptional regulator yields the protein MASSALSIKEDILAALKDILMRHLPAPEIRPSPIDGLVLVRREDPPAPDRCFERPLVSVIVQGSKRSLIGSQEFVFRRGQFLVSGIDMPSSSSFFDTAPGQPFLSLFFYLDRQILTDLMLRMRPAGKTPQEDGPGVAVADAEPEFLEAVLRLAELLDKPEQIAIRAPMILQELHYLLLIGPLGHVLRGLYAQGSQNSQVLQAVSILRRDLGAPVRMESLARQVGMSLSTLHRHFKTVTGLSPLQYLKQLRLHEAQRLMLMEDMRAASAALSVGYESVTQFSREYKRMFGEPPHRDIQRKRTVAPLGEAGAGGL from the coding sequence ATGGCATCCTCAGCCCTGTCCATCAAAGAAGATATCCTTGCCGCCCTGAAAGACATCCTGATGCGGCACCTCCCCGCCCCGGAGATCCGCCCCAGCCCCATCGACGGTCTGGTGCTCGTCCGGCGGGAGGACCCGCCCGCACCTGACCGCTGCTTCGAAAGACCGCTGGTGTCCGTCATCGTCCAGGGGAGCAAACGCTCGCTCATCGGCTCGCAGGAATTCGTCTTCCGGCGGGGCCAGTTCCTGGTCTCCGGCATCGACATGCCCAGCTCGTCTTCCTTTTTCGATACGGCTCCCGGACAGCCTTTCCTCTCCCTCTTCTTCTATCTGGACAGGCAGATCCTGACGGACCTCATGCTCAGGATGCGGCCTGCGGGCAAAACGCCGCAGGAAGACGGCCCCGGCGTCGCCGTGGCGGATGCCGAACCGGAATTCCTGGAAGCGGTGCTGCGCCTGGCCGAGCTGCTGGACAAGCCGGAGCAGATCGCCATCCGCGCCCCCATGATCCTGCAGGAGCTGCACTATCTGCTGCTGATCGGGCCCCTGGGCCATGTGCTGCGCGGACTCTATGCCCAGGGCTCGCAGAACAGCCAGGTCTTGCAGGCCGTCTCCATCCTGCGCCGGGATCTGGGGGCCCCGGTACGCATGGAGAGCCTGGCACGGCAGGTGGGCATGTCCCTGTCCACGCTCCATCGTCATTTCAAGACCGTCACCGGCCTGAGCCCCCTGCAATACCTCAAGCAGCTCAGGCTGCACGAGGCCCAGCGCCTGATGCTCATGGAAGACATGCGCGCGGCCTCGGCGGCCCTTTCCGTAGGCTATGAGAGCGTGACCCAGTTCAGCAGGGAGTACAAACGCATGTTCGGCGAACCGCCCCACCGGGACATCCAGCGGAAACGCACGGTTGCGCCTCTGGGCGAAGCCGGGGCGGGCGGCCTTTAG
- a CDS encoding cupin domain-containing protein, which translates to MQENRGPFAQGGANTAYARYFVGNSYLNMLSTEGVVIGNVTFEPGCRNNWHIHEAASGGGQILLCTSGRGWYQEWGKPARELHAGDVVHIPAGVKHWHGAARDSWFVHLAVEVPGEGCRSQWLEPVSEEEYARLP; encoded by the coding sequence ATGCAGGAAAACAGGGGGCCTTTCGCCCAGGGCGGTGCCAACACGGCCTATGCCCGCTACTTTGTCGGCAACAGTTACCTGAACATGCTTTCCACCGAAGGGGTCGTCATCGGTAACGTGACCTTCGAACCGGGATGCCGCAACAACTGGCATATCCATGAGGCCGCCAGCGGCGGCGGGCAGATACTGCTCTGCACCTCCGGGCGCGGCTGGTATCAGGAGTGGGGCAAGCCCGCACGCGAACTGCACGCGGGCGACGTGGTCCACATCCCCGCCGGGGTCAAGCACTGGCACGGCGCGGCCAGGGACAGCTGGTTCGTGCATCTGGCCGTAGAAGTCCCCGGTGAGGGCTGCCGCTCCCAGTGGCTGGAGCCTGTCAGCGAAGAGGAGTATGCCCGTCTGCCCTAG
- the ilvA gene encoding threonine ammonia-lyase, biosynthetic, translated as MSNHSEYLNKVLLSRVYDVAVETPLDEAVSLSRRLGNRVLLKRDDLQPVFSFKLRGAYNKMARLSPEELRRGVIAASAGNHAQGVALAARRLGCEAVIVMPVTTPAIKVDAVRRLGGQVVLFGESFSDAWRHTLDLIKETGYVFIPPFDDPDVIAGQGTIGMEILRQHPDPIHAIFVPIGGGGLAAGVAAYVKNLRPEIRVIGVEPVDSDAMRRSIMAGHRVELKDVGLFADGVAVKLVGEETFALCRDLLDDIITVDTDAICGAIKDIFEDTRVVAEPAGALALAGLRAYARAGNLRDTTLVAVVSGANMNFDRLSHVAERARFGANREALLGVTIPEKAGSFRQLVQAISSRNITELCTRFADPVNAHVLVGIDIKNSDEVASVLEDLRAAGFSACDLTDNELAKLHLRHMVGGNAPQVHNERLIRFFFPERPGALLNFMDAMRVTYNFTLFQYRYHGADFGRVLLGVEVPEERREDFEEFLARVDRMGYPHVDETDNPAYKMFLGWHHDN; from the coding sequence ATGTCGAATCATAGCGAGTACCTGAACAAGGTGTTGTTGAGCCGGGTCTACGACGTGGCCGTCGAGACCCCGCTGGATGAGGCCGTGAGCCTTTCCCGCCGCCTGGGCAACCGCGTGCTGCTCAAGCGGGACGACCTGCAGCCTGTGTTTTCCTTCAAGCTGCGCGGCGCCTACAACAAGATGGCCCGTCTTTCTCCCGAAGAGCTGCGCCGCGGCGTCATCGCCGCCTCGGCCGGCAACCATGCCCAGGGGGTGGCCCTGGCCGCCCGCCGTCTGGGATGCGAAGCCGTCATCGTCATGCCCGTGACCACGCCCGCCATCAAGGTGGATGCCGTGCGCCGTCTGGGCGGACAGGTGGTGCTGTTCGGTGAGTCTTTCAGCGATGCCTGGCGGCATACGCTGGATCTCATCAAGGAGACCGGCTACGTGTTCATCCCGCCTTTTGACGATCCCGATGTCATTGCCGGACAGGGCACCATCGGCATGGAGATCCTGCGTCAGCATCCCGACCCCATTCACGCCATTTTCGTGCCCATCGGCGGGGGCGGACTTGCCGCCGGCGTGGCCGCCTATGTGAAGAACCTGCGGCCCGAGATTCGCGTCATCGGCGTGGAACCCGTGGACTCCGACGCCATGCGCCGTTCCATCATGGCCGGGCATCGTGTGGAGCTCAAGGACGTGGGCTTGTTCGCCGACGGCGTGGCCGTGAAACTGGTGGGCGAGGAGACCTTCGCCCTTTGCCGCGACCTGCTGGACGACATCATCACCGTGGACACGGACGCCATCTGTGGCGCCATCAAGGATATCTTTGAAGATACCCGCGTGGTGGCCGAACCGGCCGGTGCGCTGGCCCTGGCCGGTCTGCGTGCCTATGCCCGCGCGGGCAACCTGCGCGACACCACCCTGGTGGCCGTGGTCAGCGGCGCCAACATGAATTTCGACCGTCTGAGCCATGTGGCCGAACGGGCGCGCTTCGGTGCCAACCGCGAAGCCCTGCTGGGCGTGACCATCCCCGAGAAGGCGGGCAGCTTCCGCCAGCTGGTGCAGGCCATCAGCAGCCGCAACATCACCGAGCTGTGCACCCGCTTCGCCGACCCGGTCAACGCCCATGTGCTGGTGGGCATCGACATCAAGAACAGCGACGAGGTGGCCTCCGTGCTGGAAGACCTGCGGGCTGCCGGTTTCAGCGCCTGCGACCTTACGGACAACGAGCTGGCCAAGCTGCATCTGCGCCATATGGTGGGCGGCAACGCGCCCCAGGTGCACAACGAGCGCCTGATCCGCTTCTTCTTCCCCGAGCGGCCCGGCGCCCTGCTCAATTTCATGGACGCCATGCGCGTGACCTACAACTTCACCCTGTTCCAGTACCGCTACCACGGGGCGGACTTCGGCCGCGTGCTGCTGGGGGTGGAAGTTCCCGAAGAGCGGCGCGAGGACTTCGAGGAGTTCCTGGCCCGCGTCGACCGTATGGGCTACCCGCATGTGGATGAGACCGACAACCCGGCCTACAAGATGTTCCTGGGCTGGCATCACGACAACTAA